A region from the Triticum aestivum cultivar Chinese Spring chromosome 3D, IWGSC CS RefSeq v2.1, whole genome shotgun sequence genome encodes:
- the LOC123074474 gene encoding putative E3 ubiquitin-protein ligase SINA-like 6, whose product MVVHEEGEIMQTEQDPTMELSKCKGGHLACADCRVERPGNQRQCQKCERGGGFDVRNTAVDSVLSSVRVECPHEGCGLYVTYHKLADHQSVCPLAPCKCPVPVCGYEGPPPALYHHISTAHPMPVHRIQYGKVLQLQVPLSEPRLLLFAEEDRRAFFLVGGVLDIGAPIAVSVVCIRAGASPLPHYVAKLWANGPPGEPKGTTDAVKVEMEVTSSKDPGDVDVQELTFLTVPPKLLAGAKLVSLHIQIDKLTS is encoded by the exons atggttgtgcacgaggagggcgagatcatgcagaccgaacaggacccgacgatggagctctctaag tgcaagggagggcacctggcctgcgcggactgccgcgtcgagcgccccgggaaccagcggcagtgccagaagtgcgagcgcggcggtggcttcgacgtgcggaacacggcggtggactccgtcctttcgtcggtgagggtggagtgcccgcacgaaggctgtgggctctacgtcacttaccacaagctcgccgatcaccagagcgtgtgtccgctcgcgccctgcaaatgccccgtgcccgtctgcggctacgaaggcccgccgccggcgctctaccaccacatcagcaccgcgcatcccatgcccgtgcacaggatccagtacggcaaggtgctccagctgcaagtgccactgtcggagccacggctcttgctgttcgcggaggaggaccgccgcgcgtttttcttggtcggcggcgtgctcgacatcggcgcgcctatcgccgtgtcggtcgtctgcatcagagcgggggcgtccccactgccgcactacgtggccaagctgtgggcgaacggcccgccgggggagcccaaaggcacgaccgacgccgtcaaggtggaaatggaggtgacaagcagcaaggatcccggcgacgtcgacgtgcaggagctgaccttcttgacagttccgcccaagctgctggccggggctaagcttgtgtccctccacattcagattgacaagctcacgtcctaa